A window of Verrucomicrobiia bacterium contains these coding sequences:
- a CDS encoding ABC transporter ATP-binding protein, which yields MQYKNSPPILDGFTLDLATSEILAIVGRNGTGKSTLIGVLAGLVPTYTGSITFSGSPWDLKALEQTAFVFDHSHFPSFLKARQILRLFASAFKNGSETKIDDCLKLCSLDGVDKSFRHFSKGMRQSLAIAVALLKSPRLLIADEGFSSLDPEARERVFAHLKSLVRDKNVSVLFTTHSEEDCRQLADRNLRL from the coding sequence GTGCAATACAAAAACTCCCCTCCCATTTTGGACGGCTTCACTCTCGATCTCGCGACGTCCGAAATCCTGGCCATTGTCGGACGGAATGGCACGGGCAAATCCACTCTTATAGGCGTGCTGGCAGGTCTTGTCCCCACCTATACCGGAAGCATTACTTTCTCAGGAAGTCCCTGGGATTTAAAAGCGCTGGAACAGACTGCATTTGTTTTCGACCATTCGCACTTCCCTTCTTTTTTAAAAGCTCGGCAAATTCTCCGGCTCTTCGCATCCGCATTCAAAAATGGCTCGGAAACCAAAATCGACGACTGCTTGAAACTCTGCAGCCTTGATGGGGTCGATAAAAGCTTTCGTCACTTTTCAAAAGGCATGCGCCAATCGCTCGCCATTGCCGTTGCCCTTCTCAAAAGCCCGCGTCTTCTGATCGCAGACGAAGGCTTCTCATCTTTGGATCCAGAAGCAAGGGAAAGGGTTTTCGCTCATCTCAAATCTCTCGTCCGAGACAAAAACGTCTCCGTCCTTTTCACGACTCATTCAGAAGAAGATTGCCGGCAGCTGGCAGATCGTAACCTTCGATTATAG
- a CDS encoding ABC transporter permease, translated as MKRLYLPHLIGLCLIASLIGLFQSFAFSYASLKFDDLNDYLFQSFSGTLDFVFPFLFLMTALFLIPRDIESGFIRQLMVVPESRSRLFANYYVVMYLLNLLSLTCYLIAVIVSYRFFFRTGPAHMSFAAWTGAVVTAALTFLFIQSFFLLFYLATRNSFLSLIISGAALFSFEIIAGFSDLQAFLPTTNAVFFVEWFNDFWNGFRDQTTALVMPLAILIIYNVVLYGINRFLFRRLNLLYANN; from the coding sequence ATGAAACGTCTTTATCTCCCCCATCTTATCGGTTTATGTTTGATCGCCTCCCTTATCGGTCTTTTCCAGTCCTTTGCCTTTTCTTATGCTTCTCTCAAATTTGATGACCTCAATGATTACTTGTTCCAGAGTTTTTCGGGCACGCTCGATTTCGTTTTCCCATTCCTATTCTTGATGACGGCCCTTTTTTTAATTCCTCGCGACATCGAATCCGGCTTCATCCGCCAGCTTATGGTTGTTCCCGAGTCGCGCTCCCGGCTCTTCGCAAATTATTATGTTGTCATGTATCTCTTGAATCTGCTTTCCTTGACCTGCTACTTAATTGCGGTCATCGTTAGCTATCGCTTTTTTTTCCGGACTGGACCGGCGCACATGTCTTTTGCGGCTTGGACGGGAGCGGTCGTCACGGCAGCTCTTACATTTCTTTTCATCCAGTCTTTTTTTCTTCTTTTTTATCTCGCCACACGGAATTCGTTTCTATCGCTCATCATTTCGGGCGCGGCCTTGTTTTCATTTGAAATCATTGCCGGCTTCTCAGACCTACAGGCATTTCTTCCCACCACCAATGCCGTTTTCTTTGTGGAATGGTTTAATGATTTTTGGAATGGCTTCCGTGACCAAACCACGGCTCTTGTCATGCCTCTAGCGATATTGATTATTTATAACGTCGTTCTCTACGGGATCAACCGATTTCTTTTCCGGCGCCTTAACCTTCTTTATGCGAACAATTAG
- a CDS encoding VCBS repeat-containing protein encodes MRTISLLGVAILFALSIGPSAKAEEINVEAQGFAMGGNILPSPAPQIDERLNRSDWPRLVLPQETAGYAEYPIRRAFLDLSIQDWNQDGRPDLLYLKKNNGTFIITVFLNKSGTFEFLSDFSFSSTPDAIEIAPLILDFDGDGRNDLLLIERHPFTRFVSTERLRYAIYWGSADGFADAPLVPKESDLPPAPRYVLQNKKSGIYALVTAQNTLLRPTKKALTRLLLKKSVLFKINFISLTNKRVNSVCRYDFNGGLEEEDFLGKAGEWRPVTLPEVHHWEKREKENPKIFYDWNGDGTVDIIEIFAGEEHVVIDGRTQREMARFKLDRNNLMTGNFVDLNGDKKIEEVDITPRENGMDVKTDVTVRHTFDGGGEEKYTFEGLLLFPQSFVDVDGDGDLDALCVKPPSQIRDLLKQMIAFVSKRKSRAEILVYDQGPRGFSRKPDERRKVLLAGSLARLRSFADLL; translated from the coding sequence ATGCGAACAATTAGCCTTTTGGGGGTGGCGATTTTATTCGCGCTTTCGATTGGTCCATCCGCTAAAGCTGAAGAAATCAATGTGGAAGCGCAAGGCTTTGCGATGGGCGGGAATATCCTGCCCAGCCCGGCGCCTCAGATCGACGAACGCCTTAACCGAAGCGATTGGCCCCGGCTTGTACTCCCGCAAGAAACGGCTGGCTATGCCGAATACCCCATCCGACGCGCATTCCTCGATCTTTCCATCCAAGATTGGAACCAGGACGGCCGGCCCGATCTGCTTTATCTTAAAAAAAACAATGGAACTTTCATCATTACGGTTTTCCTCAATAAATCCGGCACATTTGAATTCCTTTCCGATTTTTCATTCTCTTCGACTCCGGATGCCATTGAAATCGCGCCCCTAATCCTGGACTTCGATGGCGATGGGCGCAATGACCTCCTGCTCATAGAAAGGCATCCTTTTACCCGTTTCGTCAGCACCGAAAGACTGCGTTATGCGATCTATTGGGGCTCCGCGGACGGCTTTGCAGATGCACCTCTCGTTCCCAAGGAAAGCGACCTTCCCCCTGCGCCGCGCTATGTCCTCCAAAATAAAAAATCCGGAATCTATGCCTTGGTAACGGCCCAAAATACGCTCTTGCGGCCGACAAAAAAAGCCCTCACCCGGCTCCTTTTGAAGAAATCTGTTCTCTTTAAAATCAATTTCATTTCACTCACGAATAAGAGAGTAAACTCCGTTTGCCGTTACGATTTCAATGGCGGCCTCGAGGAGGAGGATTTTCTCGGGAAAGCCGGCGAATGGCGCCCCGTCACCCTTCCCGAAGTTCATCATTGGGAAAAGCGCGAGAAAGAGAATCCAAAAATCTTTTATGACTGGAACGGAGACGGAACAGTGGACATTATCGAAATTTTCGCGGGCGAAGAACATGTCGTGATAGACGGGCGCACGCAGCGGGAAATGGCCCGGTTCAAGCTCGATCGCAACAACCTGATGACCGGCAATTTCGTCGACCTGAACGGCGACAAGAAAATTGAAGAGGTCGATATAACTCCACGGGAAAATGGCATGGACGTCAAAACAGACGTCACGGTGAGACATACGTTTGACGGAGGAGGGGAAGAAAAATACACCTTCGAAGGGCTTCTCCTTTTTCCGCAATCGTTTGTCGATGTCGATGGCGACGGCGATCTAGATGCGCTCTGCGTCAAGCCGCCCTCGCAAATCCGGGATCTTTTAAAGCAGATGATCGCTTTTGTTTCAAAAAGAAAAAGCCGCGCGGAAATCCTGGTTTATGACCAGGGTCCGCGCGGCTTTTCAAGAAAACCCGATGAGCGAAGAAAGGTTCTGCTAGCGGGTTCTCTTGCCCGCCTCCGTTCCTTCGCCGATCTTCTTTAG
- a CDS encoding DUF2085 domain-containing protein, with product MKKERLLWIPLLIATVSISVLALSFFAAYTEAQMLDVSSNIYALLRTFCHQMPSHCLWYHNSNYGVCSHCFGIIGGFAAISLWTLLKKDAFDLKVMVVVPAVFVSFVPLLLDVFVEAVNQEINPHAVRILSGFAAGGGSLYGVYFTILKIKLFITKKAEGVRMTKKVIGMAIAMLMVVPANITMPLAYAQTGIQLKRGTPVAMRVTQMVSSETSHIGDLVHLEVLRDVTEDGKVMIAAGTPAEGEVVAASDRGFIGEPGRVGISVTSTTATDGQTVYLRSTLHREGQDKQTLSLVLGILLCFLFLFMKGKEAEIMSGSEVKAYVDNELNVIPKG from the coding sequence ATGAAAAAAGAACGGCTCCTTTGGATTCCTCTTCTGATCGCCACGGTGTCGATTTCGGTACTGGCTCTTTCTTTTTTTGCTGCCTACACCGAAGCGCAGATGCTCGATGTTTCCTCAAATATTTACGCATTGCTTAGAACGTTCTGCCATCAGATGCCAAGCCATTGTCTCTGGTACCATAATTCGAATTACGGGGTTTGCAGCCATTGTTTTGGGATTATTGGCGGGTTTGCCGCCATCAGTTTATGGACTCTTCTAAAGAAGGATGCTTTCGATCTGAAAGTGATGGTTGTAGTGCCGGCGGTTTTTGTTTCTTTTGTACCGCTTCTTCTTGATGTCTTCGTGGAGGCGGTTAATCAAGAAATAAATCCTCATGCTGTCCGCATTTTGTCGGGCTTTGCAGCGGGGGGCGGAAGTCTTTACGGGGTTTACTTTACCATTTTAAAAATCAAACTGTTCATCACGAAGAAAGCAGAGGGTGTGAGGATGACTAAGAAAGTGATCGGCATGGCCATTGCCATGTTAATGGTGGTACCAGCAAACATAACCATGCCGCTGGCATACGCCCAGACGGGAATTCAGCTCAAGCGAGGGACCCCGGTTGCCATGCGGGTCACGCAGATGGTTTCAAGTGAGACTTCACACATCGGCGATCTCGTGCATCTCGAAGTGCTGAGGGATGTGACCGAAGACGGCAAAGTGATGATTGCTGCCGGCACGCCCGCTGAAGGAGAGGTTGTTGCCGCGTCGGATCGTGGCTTTATAGGCGAGCCCGGTCGAGTAGGTATTTCCGTGACTTCCACCACGGCTACGGACGGACAGACGGTTTATCTGAGGTCAACTTTGCATCGAGAAGGGCAGGATAAGCAGACCTTGAGTTTAGTGTTGGGCATTCTTCTTTGTTTCCTCTTTTTGTTCATGAAGGGAAAAGAAGCGGAGATCATGAGCGGTTCCGAGGTCAAAGCCTATGTCGATAATGAATTGAACGTCATTCCGAAAGGCTAA